A genomic stretch from Aedes albopictus strain Foshan chromosome 2, AalbF5, whole genome shotgun sequence includes:
- the LOC134288730 gene encoding peptide-N(4)-(N-acetyl-beta-glucosaminyl)asparagine amidase-like, which translates to MATLNESLILALERTNAKDRYVTGAETLLRLLDNIIREPGNEKYRSVRLENKAIKEKLLSVSGMKPLMLEIGYVEASGTLTLPANVVIAKLRKYRDFINERKELMKNPPSTSSASASIVQSSPSPALLEAKANAEVIAVPKPVIRAGKSFQQRIAFPKIVSSRNGFLQQLELLSDQVTQYEDEQLLQSGRDLVPLETLKSRAKEKLRQIQKMIKAGTYHEDEEPWMVDLVLEELVGWFKADFFRWINALPCAVCGNEKTQQVESHVEDGVRVEVYRCCGETRRFYRYNDVEKLLHTRCGRCGEWANCFTFLCRALGYEARFVFSTGDHVWTEVYSARKRRWIHVDPCENAIDSPLMYEHGWKKEMTYVFAFSREDVQDVTWRYSNQHAVVIKNRKSCSEKELLDTILKLRAKRREEVSGPRLKFLRKRTVEECLELLCNRPPTQAELEGRSSGSLEWRLQRGEQKLNTFYIFIPSEQEIRTKQFNVRYSCAKDTYERFLKGPMGPVITETTKDWKSRQYTSENVFRKEEHDWKMVYLARTEGTAAGTVSWKFDFSIQGMRVKDIQVRIGTQTYEGAKIDVQYLKEDGTVLPSPQSLVGLGKFTIQVKLSGGQMWQHSQIFRQGKYDEGYPFEVNVQFM; encoded by the exons ATGGCCACATTGAACGAATCGTTGATCCTGGCGTTGGAGCGGACCAACGCCAAAGATCGATACGTGACGGGAGCGGAAACGCTGTTGCGGCTGCTGGATAACATCATCCGAGAACCCGGGAATGAGAAGTACCGCTCGGTGCGGCTGGAGAACAAGGCCATCAAGGAGAAATTGCTGTCGGTGTCCGGAATGAAACCGCTCATGCTGGAGATTGGCTACGTGGAGGCGAGTGGCACACTGACCCTTCCCGCGAATGTAGTCATTGCCAAGCTGCGCAAGTATCGAGATTTTATCAACGAACGCAAAGAGCTGATGAAAAACCCACCCTCGACGTCGTCTGCGTCGGCGTCGATTGTCCAGTCGTCGCCGTCGCCTGCCCTGTTGGAAGCGAAAGCGAACGCGGAAGTGATTGCTGTCCCGAAACCGGTCATCCGAGCCGGGAAGTCGTTCCAGCAGAGAATAGCTTTCCCTAAAATTGTAAGTTCTAGGAATGGATTCCTGCAGCAGCTGGAGCTGCTCTCGGATCAGGTCACGCAGTACGAGGACGAACAACTGCTCCAAAGTGGACGAGATTTGGTGCCCCTGGAAACGCTCAAATCGCGCGCCAAGGAAAAGCTCCGGCAGATTCAGAAGATGATCAAAGCTGGCACTTACCACGAGGACGAAGAACCGTGGATGGTGGATCTGGTGCTGGAGGAGCTGGTCGGTTGGTTCAAGGCGGATTTCTTCCGCTGGATCAATGCGCTGCCGTGTGCGGTTTGTGGCAACGAGAAGACCCAACAGGTCGAGAGCCACGTGGAGGACGGCGTGCGGGTTGAGGTGTATAGGTGCTGTGGCGAGACGAGGCGATTCTATAG GTACAACGACGTGGAGAAACTGCTGCACACTCGCTGTGGCCGTTGCGGTGAATGGGCCAACTGTTTCACCTTTCTGTGTCGAGCTCTCGGGTACGAGGCTCGGTTCGTCTTCTCGACCGGGGATCACGTGTGGACCGAGGTGTATTCGGCGCGGAAGCGTCGCTGGATTCACGTCGATCCGTGCGAAAATGCCATCGATTCGCCGCTGATGTACGAACACGGCTGGAAAAAGGAAATGACGTATGTGTTTGCCTTTTCGCGGGAGGACGTCCAGGATGTTACCTGGAGGTACTCCAACCAGCATGCGGTTGTTATTAAGAACAGGAAGAGTTGCTCGGAGAAGGAATTGCTTGACACGATTTTGAAGCTGCGAGCCAAGCGAAGGGAAGAAGTTTCCGGGCCTAGATTGAAGTTCCTACGCAAACGGAcggtggaggaatgcctggaattgCTCTGCAATCGACCTCCCACACAAGCGGAGTTGGAGGGTAGAAGCTCTGGGAGTTTAGAATGGCGGCTCCAGAGAGGAGAGCAGAAGCTGAACACTTTCTATATTTTCATTCCAAGCGAACAGGAGATCAGAACGAAACAGTTCAACGTGAGGTATTCTTGTGCCAAGGATACCTATGAACGATTCCTAAAGGGCCCAATGGGACCGGTAATAACGGAGACCACTAAGGATTGGAAGAGTCGCCAATATACGAGCGAAAACGTCTTCCGTAAGGAGGAACACGACTGGAAGATGGTTTATCTGGCCAGAACCGAAGGCACTGCTGCGGGCACTGTTAGTTGGAAGTTTGATTTCTCCATACAGGGCATGCGGGTGAAGGACATTCAAGTCAGGATCGGAACACAGACGTATGAGGGAGCCAAAATCGACGTTCAATATTTGAAGGAAGATG GAACGGTGTTACCGTCGCCGCAGAGTCTGGTGGGACTGGGAAAGTTCACAATCCAGGTGAAGCTCAGTGGTGGCCAGATGTGGCAGCATTCGCAAATTTTTCGCCAGGGAAAATATGACGAGGGCTATCCATTTGAGGTAAATGTGCAATTCATGTAA